In a genomic window of Gloeocapsopsis dulcis:
- the hemJ gene encoding protoporphyrinogen oxidase HemJ, with amino-acid sequence MAYYWFKAFHLVGIVVWFAGLFYLVRLFIYHVEANEQPEPAQTILKNQYQLMERRLYNIITTPGMLVTVAMAIGLISTEPEVLKQGWLHIKLLFVVLLIGYHHYCSRLMKQLAKNECRWSSQQLRALNEAPTVFLVAIVLLAVFKNNLPTDITAWGILAMIVAMAATIQLYARKRRLDKEKVIAQAQE; translated from the coding sequence ATGGCTTATTACTGGTTTAAAGCATTTCATCTTGTCGGTATTGTTGTTTGGTTTGCTGGATTGTTCTACCTAGTACGCTTGTTTATCTATCACGTTGAGGCGAATGAGCAACCCGAACCCGCCCAAACAATTCTCAAAAATCAATATCAGTTGATGGAACGCCGACTGTACAACATCATTACAACACCAGGAATGCTGGTAACAGTCGCAATGGCAATTGGCTTAATCAGCACTGAACCTGAAGTCCTTAAACAAGGTTGGTTACATATTAAATTGCTGTTTGTTGTCCTATTGATTGGCTATCATCACTATTGCAGTCGATTAATGAAGCAATTAGCCAAAAATGAGTGTCGCTGGAGTAGCCAACAGTTACGGGCTTTGAATGAAGCACCTACCGTATTTTTAGTCGCAATTGTGCTGCTAGCTGTATTTAAAAACAATTTACCCACAGATATTACAGCGTGGGGCATTTTAGCAATGATTGTTGCGATGGCAGCCACGATTCAACTTTACGCCCGAAAGCGCAGACTTGATAAAGAAAAAGTTATAGCACAAGCGCAAGAGTAA
- a CDS encoding mechanosensitive ion channel family protein, producing MNVLIQEVQTSLLQLLGNAIEALPAFAAAIIVLFLTRYAANVTRRMTYVATKRVVKSQSLRSLLVQISHVATWVAGILFACVLAFPDLRLGDIIGLLGLSSVAFGFAFQDIFKNFLAGVLLLLNEPFRLGDQIIVNGSEGTVEDITIRSTQIRTYQGERVLIPNAIVFTSSVQVLTAMPHRRTDLELGVDYNTNLASAIDLLLETVKQVKGVLPSPSPEVDAVAFGDSAIELVVRYWSAPQKIQVRQTRTRVIVALKRACDRAEINIPYPIRTLYYYNQEKFNDHYSAEDNTDSHVN from the coding sequence ATGAATGTTCTGATCCAAGAAGTACAAACAAGTTTATTACAATTGTTAGGTAATGCTATTGAAGCACTTCCAGCATTTGCAGCAGCAATTATTGTTCTTTTTTTAACACGTTATGCGGCTAATGTTACTCGTAGAATGACTTATGTAGCGACAAAGCGAGTGGTGAAGAGTCAATCGCTGCGATCGCTTCTCGTGCAGATTAGTCATGTTGCAACTTGGGTAGCTGGTATTCTCTTTGCTTGTGTACTGGCGTTTCCAGACTTGCGTTTGGGAGATATTATCGGTTTACTCGGCTTGAGTTCAGTAGCGTTTGGTTTTGCGTTTCAAGACATCTTCAAAAATTTTCTTGCAGGGGTATTGCTACTTTTAAATGAACCTTTTCGTTTAGGCGATCAGATTATTGTTAATGGTTCAGAAGGAACAGTAGAAGATATTACAATTCGCTCCACTCAAATTAGAACATATCAAGGAGAACGTGTCTTAATTCCTAATGCAATTGTGTTTACAAGTTCTGTGCAAGTACTAACTGCAATGCCACACCGCCGGACTGATTTGGAGTTGGGCGTAGATTATAATACTAACCTAGCAAGTGCAATTGATTTATTGCTAGAGACTGTCAAGCAAGTTAAAGGTGTTTTACCAAGTCCATCACCTGAAGTCGATGCCGTTGCTTTTGGTGATAGTGCGATTGAGTTGGTGGTGCGTTACTGGAGTGCGCCACAAAAAATTCAGGTACGTCAAACGAGAACCCGCGTTATTGTCGCACTAAAACGAGCGTGCGATCGCGCTGAAATTAATATTCCCTATCCAATTCGGACACTTTACTATTACAATCAAGAAAAATTTAATGACCATTATTCCGCTGAAGATAATACTGACTCTCATGTAAATTAG
- a CDS encoding Txe/YoeB family addiction module toxin produces MSRKIVFEASAFEDFTEWAKLDKKIHRKIVELIKDIDRSPFLGLGKPELLKYELSGFWSRRINDEHRLVYKVTDTKVLIISCKYHYV; encoded by the coding sequence ATGAGTAGAAAAATTGTATTTGAAGCATCAGCGTTTGAAGACTTCACTGAGTGGGCTAAATTAGACAAAAAGATTCATAGAAAGATAGTAGAGCTTATCAAAGATATAGATCGCTCTCCATTTTTAGGTTTGGGTAAGCCAGAACTGCTGAAGTATGAACTAAGTGGTTTTTGGTCAAGGCGCATCAATGACGAACATCGTTTAGTTTACAAAGTGACTGATACTAAAGTGTTGATAATTTCTTGCAAGTACCATTACGTCTGA
- a CDS encoding carotenoid oxygenase family protein: protein MYATKQSKQSWAKAIAQPAKEFSHTNLPILAGKIPPNLRGTLYRNGPARLERGAMRVGHWFDGDGAILAVNFADTAATALYRYVQTQGYQEEAAAGQLLYGNYGMTAPGPFWNQWFKPIKNVANTSVLALPDKLLALWEGGNPYALDLQTLQTRGCDDLGGLQDNLPYSAHPKIDAQTKEIFNFGITPGLNATLNLYKSDATGKILKKTEFALKGVPLVHDFVLAGDYLVFFIPPVRLNPLPILVGLNNYSDSLEWQPQLGTEFLVFDRDLALVCRGETEAWYQWHFANGYVDDRGNIIVDVIRYEDFQTNQYLKEVATGETHTAAKSALWQICLDPRLGKVTAIENILDRHCEFPVIPPYLMGKQAQQIYLSVHRPGVDPRQEMFGAIARFDCQTQTLAIADCGENRYPTEPIYVPNPENPDRGWIVTVVYDGNTDSSEVWIFSDRLTESPICRLGLPSVVPMGFHGTWKPD, encoded by the coding sequence ATGTACGCGACAAAACAATCAAAACAATCTTGGGCAAAAGCGATCGCCCAACCCGCTAAAGAATTTTCTCATACTAACTTACCCATCCTCGCAGGCAAAATTCCCCCTAATCTACGCGGTACACTGTATCGCAACGGTCCAGCACGATTAGAGCGTGGTGCGATGCGGGTGGGACACTGGTTTGATGGTGATGGTGCAATTTTAGCAGTAAATTTTGCTGATACCGCAGCGACAGCTTTATATCGTTATGTCCAAACACAAGGTTATCAAGAGGAAGCCGCAGCTGGGCAATTGCTTTATGGTAATTATGGTATGACAGCGCCAGGACCATTTTGGAATCAGTGGTTCAAACCCATCAAGAACGTTGCAAACACCTCAGTCTTGGCACTTCCTGATAAACTTTTAGCTCTGTGGGAAGGTGGCAATCCTTATGCCCTTGATCTACAAACACTACAAACGCGGGGATGCGACGATTTAGGAGGACTACAAGACAATCTACCTTATTCTGCTCACCCCAAAATTGACGCTCAAACCAAAGAAATTTTCAACTTTGGAATTACCCCTGGCTTGAATGCGACACTCAATCTTTATAAAAGTGATGCGACTGGCAAAATCTTGAAAAAAACAGAATTTGCCCTCAAAGGTGTTCCACTAGTACATGACTTCGTTTTAGCAGGGGATTATCTGGTATTTTTTATACCTCCTGTACGGCTCAATCCTTTACCAATTCTTGTCGGTTTAAATAATTATAGTGATTCACTAGAATGGCAACCGCAACTTGGTACAGAGTTTTTAGTCTTCGATCGAGATTTAGCGCTAGTTTGTCGCGGTGAAACTGAAGCTTGGTATCAATGGCATTTTGCAAATGGTTATGTAGACGATCGCGGTAATATTATCGTCGATGTCATCCGCTATGAAGATTTTCAGACAAATCAATATCTCAAAGAAGTCGCTACAGGTGAAACGCACACTGCTGCTAAAAGCGCACTTTGGCAAATATGTCTCGATCCGCGATTGGGCAAAGTGACAGCAATAGAAAACATACTAGATCGTCATTGTGAATTTCCTGTCATTCCTCCATACTTGATGGGAAAACAAGCACAACAGATCTATCTTTCTGTACATCGTCCAGGAGTTGATCCTCGCCAAGAAATGTTTGGGGCGATCGCGCGCTTTGATTGTCAGACTCAAACATTAGCGATCGCTGACTGTGGTGAAAACCGCTACCCCACTGAACCAATTTATGTTCCCAACCCTGAAAATCCAGATCGAGGTTGGATCGTCACGGTTGTTTATGATGGCAACACTGATAGCAGTGAAGTGTGGATATTTAGCGATCGCCTCACAGAATCACCAATTTGTCGCTTAGGATTACCAAGCGTAGTTCCAATGGGATTTCACGGTACATGGAAACCAGATTAA
- a CDS encoding DUF427 domain-containing protein encodes MPKAIWNGTVLAESDRTEVVESNHYFPPDSINKEYFKDSATHTSCPWKGLASYYSVEVDGQVNKDAAWYYPDAKEKAKNIEGYIAFWRGVKVEP; translated from the coding sequence ATGCCGAAAGCAATTTGGAATGGAACTGTTTTAGCCGAAAGCGATCGCACTGAAGTTGTTGAAAGCAATCACTATTTTCCGCCTGACAGCATCAACAAAGAGTATTTTAAAGACTCTGCCACTCACACAAGTTGTCCTTGGAAAGGTTTAGCAAGTTACTACAGCGTTGAAGTTGATGGACAAGTCAATAAAGATGCTGCGTGGTATTATCCTGATGCTAAGGAGAAAGCAAAGAACATTGAAGGCTATATTGCCTTTTGGCGCGGTGTCAAAGTGGAACCTTAA
- a CDS encoding aromatic ring-hydroxylating oxygenase subunit alpha: MELATTLTSQTVQNAVREVGINPNHWYAVGWADQLKPGEIMPVVIWQQAIAVYRDINGQLHALEDFCPHKGVALHKGKVHGCNLACAYHGWEFNSEGSCVKIPYLPEKQKLPRANVRSYPIQEQYNLIWIFPGEPKLAATCQIPHIPEFFENEWVVVPISAHFQAHFSICNENTMDVFHGFLHQGLQGWFDPVLLSLKETEASVRAEYNVSYKGHMAKFLGLSDRADTVTTLPITVEYRYPHYASSLQGVSSLYLMRLPIGSNESRSFALFFFKVRLPQWILQPIKPILIPLLQRFVLSKFLAQDIEMIESEQRNYLANPQRRYVEINPAIIAIQRLIIRQHEQFMQKSIQPSLQHQERESVTNFASGS; the protein is encoded by the coding sequence ATGGAACTGGCGACAACACTGACAAGCCAAACTGTGCAAAATGCTGTCCGTGAGGTAGGAATTAACCCGAATCACTGGTACGCGGTAGGTTGGGCAGATCAACTCAAACCTGGGGAAATTATGCCTGTTGTCATCTGGCAGCAGGCGATCGCAGTTTACCGCGATATCAACGGTCAACTTCACGCACTAGAAGATTTTTGCCCGCACAAAGGTGTTGCTTTGCATAAAGGTAAAGTCCACGGCTGTAACCTTGCTTGTGCTTACCACGGTTGGGAATTTAATAGTGAAGGAAGTTGCGTCAAAATTCCCTACTTGCCAGAAAAACAGAAGTTACCTCGGGCAAATGTTCGCAGTTATCCCATTCAAGAACAATACAATTTAATTTGGATTTTCCCTGGGGAACCAAAGCTGGCTGCAACTTGTCAAATACCTCATATTCCGGAGTTTTTTGAAAATGAGTGGGTAGTAGTCCCAATTTCTGCTCATTTTCAAGCACATTTTTCTATCTGCAACGAAAACACGATGGATGTGTTTCATGGATTTCTGCATCAAGGATTACAAGGTTGGTTTGATCCAGTTTTGCTCAGCCTCAAGGAAACCGAAGCTTCAGTTCGCGCCGAGTACAACGTTTCCTATAAAGGACACATGGCAAAGTTCCTTGGTTTAAGCGATCGCGCCGATACCGTTACTACATTACCCATTACAGTAGAGTATCGCTATCCGCATTATGCTAGTTCACTCCAAGGAGTCTCTTCTTTATACTTGATGCGCTTACCTATAGGCTCTAACGAAAGTCGTTCGTTTGCCTTGTTCTTTTTCAAAGTTCGTTTACCGCAATGGATACTGCAACCAATTAAACCAATACTAATACCTCTACTTCAACGCTTTGTATTGTCTAAGTTTCTTGCCCAAGATATTGAAATGATTGAAAGCGAACAGCGTAACTATCTGGCGAATCCTCAACGCAGATATGTAGAAATTAATCCAGCAATTATTGCTATCCAACGACTAATTATCCGGCAACATGAACAATTTATGCAAAAATCTATACAACCGTCCTTGCAACATCAGGAGAGAGAATCAGTTACCAATTTTGCTAGCGGCTCTTAA
- a CDS encoding NAD-dependent epimerase/dehydratase family protein has protein sequence MKALVTGANGFTGSHLVQALEQRGAQVVGLVRKSSNLSRLANSKLQLVYGDITDRKALQTAMQGVNTVFHTAAYVELGLVDADKMQRVNVEGTRAVMEVAQASGVSKIIYCSTIGIFGDTKGEAIDETFQRRQTDFSSAYDRTKYEAQQIVDEFASLGLPVVSVLPSGIFGADDPHFGPVLQQFFKGRLKLWAGGDRITGIVHVDDLVDAMLLAVEKSPSGEHYIISAGELSTREMFEFLSQQTGISVPQEAPKSVVKLAGNLLDPIGRVLQWQPPLSRERVHYIYDRCVRVDATKACQQLGWQPRSVEQTLSEIVKTLQQLH, from the coding sequence ATGAAGGCACTTGTCACGGGAGCCAATGGCTTTACTGGCTCCCACTTGGTTCAAGCTTTAGAACAACGCGGCGCACAAGTCGTGGGCTTGGTACGCAAGTCGAGTAACTTGTCACGTCTAGCCAATTCTAAGTTGCAACTAGTCTACGGCGACATCACAGATCGCAAGGCTTTGCAAACTGCAATGCAAGGTGTCAATACAGTATTTCATACCGCCGCCTATGTTGAGCTAGGGTTAGTCGATGCAGACAAAATGCAGCGTGTTAATGTTGAAGGAACCCGCGCAGTGATGGAAGTTGCTCAAGCATCAGGGGTATCAAAAATCATTTATTGCAGCACTATTGGCATTTTTGGCGATACCAAAGGTGAAGCGATCGATGAGACATTTCAACGCCGACAAACCGATTTTTCCTCAGCTTACGATCGCACAAAATACGAAGCACAGCAAATTGTTGATGAATTTGCGTCTCTTGGGCTTCCGGTTGTTAGCGTTTTACCATCAGGAATCTTTGGTGCGGACGATCCGCATTTTGGTCCCGTGTTGCAGCAATTTTTCAAAGGTCGATTAAAGTTATGGGCAGGAGGCGATCGCATTACAGGAATTGTTCATGTTGATGATTTAGTTGATGCAATGCTGTTAGCCGTCGAGAAAAGCCCTTCAGGAGAACATTATATTATTTCGGCTGGGGAACTTTCTACGCGGGAAATGTTTGAATTCTTGAGTCAACAAACAGGAATATCTGTCCCTCAAGAAGCGCCAAAATCTGTTGTTAAGCTAGCCGGAAATCTTCTCGATCCCATCGGGCGTGTATTACAATGGCAACCTCCCTTAAGTCGCGAACGCGTTCACTATATTTATGATCGCTGCGTACGCGTTGATGCAACCAAAGCCTGTCAACAATTAGGTTGGCAACCGCGATCAGTTGAACAGACTTTATCAGAAATCGTCAAAACACTCCAACAATTACATTAA
- a CDS encoding aminotransferase class I/II-fold pyridoxal phosphate-dependent enzyme, whose amino-acid sequence MQVIKEYVQRWYESGLDPDEYICHRKQGNLVEISDADTGEKKTVLTFCTNDVLGLVQCEAVKQAAIDAILQHGTSNSSTSVLSGRITLHQQLEDEISAFKHLPHTQLFLNAWMAMQAMMDAFCHLAIPVPGFQNTRETLILTDVLNHGCIVSAVVNAGTRSGKVFSHSPQVRVKAYRHCDVEDLRRKLQRYARPGDRILVVSDAVFSMDGDIAPLPDMLNVLHHYEGSVLLMDEAHASGALGATGRGIYEHFGILPAQAIERGVVPIIMTTFSKFAASAGAAISTHVAELKPLLNVSPTSIGTISLSPPLTAAALESIRQVRQRPELVQKLQENTQYLRSRLAEHDFVAIGETNVIPVILPSETNPKIFARQLMHNYGLWVSPIWFIAKPRLRITVNALHSREEMDRLVAGMVATRDLFYKPTLSA is encoded by the coding sequence GTGCAAGTTATTAAAGAATACGTTCAACGGTGGTACGAAAGCGGACTCGATCCTGATGAGTACATTTGTCATCGTAAGCAAGGTAATCTTGTAGAAATTTCTGATGCAGACACAGGTGAGAAAAAAACTGTTCTAACCTTCTGCACAAATGACGTCTTAGGACTCGTACAATGCGAGGCAGTTAAACAAGCTGCGATTGATGCAATACTCCAGCATGGCACATCAAATAGTTCCACATCAGTTTTAAGCGGGCGGATTACCTTACATCAACAGTTAGAAGACGAAATATCTGCATTCAAGCATTTACCACATACACAGTTATTTCTTAATGCGTGGATGGCAATGCAAGCAATGATGGATGCGTTTTGTCACCTCGCAATTCCAGTACCAGGATTTCAAAACACCCGTGAAACACTCATTCTCACCGATGTGCTGAATCATGGCTGTATTGTTTCGGCAGTCGTCAATGCGGGGACTCGTTCAGGAAAAGTGTTTAGTCACAGCCCGCAAGTGCGCGTCAAAGCTTATCGTCATTGTGATGTCGAAGACTTGCGGCGTAAGTTACAGCGCTATGCTCGACCTGGCGATCGCATTTTAGTTGTTTCTGATGCAGTATTCTCGATGGATGGCGACATCGCCCCACTACCCGATATGCTGAATGTGTTGCACCACTACGAAGGTAGTGTTCTACTGATGGATGAAGCCCATGCTAGCGGGGCATTAGGAGCTACAGGACGCGGGATTTACGAGCATTTTGGTATTTTACCCGCACAGGCAATTGAACGCGGTGTAGTACCGATAATCATGACAACTTTCTCCAAATTTGCTGCCTCAGCAGGAGCCGCAATTAGCACTCATGTTGCTGAGTTAAAACCACTCCTGAATGTATCGCCCACATCAATTGGGACAATTTCCCTCTCACCACCTTTAACAGCTGCAGCGTTAGAAAGTATCCGCCAAGTACGCCAGCGTCCTGAGTTGGTACAGAAACTTCAAGAAAATACGCAATATCTGCGATCGCGTCTCGCGGAACACGATTTTGTGGCGATCGGTGAAACCAATGTTATTCCCGTTATCTTACCATCTGAGACTAATCCGAAAATCTTTGCGCGGCAATTGATGCATAACTATGGGCTATGGGTGTCTCCCATTTGGTTTATTGCTAAACCTCGCTTGCGAATCACTGTCAATGCATTGCATTCGCGTGAAGAAATGGATCGCTTAGTTGCAGGTATGGTAGCTACCAGAGATCTATTCTACAAACCAACACTCAGTGCCTAA
- the recQ gene encoding DNA helicase RecQ gives MPQLSSLESALKHYFGYDSFRPGQQYIVEQALQNRDLLVVMPTGGGKSLCFQLPALLKKGLTVVVSPLIALMQDQVQALQDNGIGATFINSSLSGYQVRSREQAILNSKVKLLYIAPERLLSEKFLPLLDLVHHQIGIAAFAIDEAHCVSEWGHDFRPEYRQLKQLRHRFSGVPTIALTATATDRVRQDIIQQLGLIQASIHIASFNRQNLFYEVQPKQKQSYQQLLQLIRQQSGSGIIYCLSRRRVDEIAFKLKNDGIAALPYHAGLSDRDRFDNQTSFIRDDVQVMVATIAFGMGINKPDVRFVIHYDLPRNLESYYQESGRAGRDGEPARCTLFLNYGDIKTIEYLISQKPNPQEQRIAKQQLRQVIDYAEGTDCRRTIQLAYFGERFIGECDNCDNCCYPKPTQDWTIEAMKFLSCVARCQERFGMSYIIDVLRGAKNQKILQNGHHNLSTYGIGKDRSVDDWRILGRSLLHQGLLAQTTDGYSVLKLNTFSWEVMRRQRSVFVAMTATPQPTTEPQDTPAAAAIELFQRLRNLRKQLADEQSVPPYVVFADSTLKLMATQQPKNLTEFAQLSGVGSHKLARYGAEFLAEIQAYCQESQQQNELSPTLPTDTERLTLQLHQQGLSIEEIAQQRNLRRTTIVRHLADLLEKNQLLDLNRLVPLPHQEKIRQALQILGDKPLSQIRDYLGGEYLYDEIRLVRGVWRRE, from the coding sequence ATGCCTCAATTGTCATCTTTAGAAAGTGCTTTAAAACATTATTTCGGCTACGACAGCTTCCGCCCAGGTCAACAATATATCGTAGAACAAGCGCTGCAAAATCGAGATTTACTTGTGGTTATGCCTACTGGCGGAGGAAAATCGCTGTGTTTTCAACTGCCAGCACTTTTAAAAAAAGGTTTAACTGTCGTGGTGTCTCCCTTAATTGCCTTGATGCAAGATCAAGTACAAGCACTGCAAGATAACGGAATTGGTGCAACGTTTATTAATAGTAGCTTGAGTGGATATCAAGTGCGATCGCGCGAACAAGCAATTCTCAATAGTAAAGTCAAACTTCTCTATATCGCACCCGAACGCTTACTCAGTGAAAAATTTCTCCCACTCCTCGATTTAGTTCATCATCAAATTGGAATTGCTGCATTTGCAATTGATGAAGCACATTGTGTTTCTGAGTGGGGACACGACTTTCGCCCAGAATATCGACAACTCAAACAACTGCGTCACCGCTTTTCTGGTGTACCTACTATAGCACTTACAGCAACAGCAACAGATCGCGTACGCCAAGATATCATTCAACAGTTGGGCTTAATTCAAGCCAGTATTCATATTGCCAGCTTCAACCGTCAAAATCTTTTCTACGAAGTTCAGCCAAAACAAAAACAAAGCTATCAGCAATTACTCCAACTGATTCGTCAACAATCCGGTTCAGGAATTATTTACTGTTTGAGTCGTCGCCGAGTTGATGAAATTGCTTTCAAACTCAAAAATGATGGCATTGCCGCATTACCCTATCATGCAGGTTTGAGCGATCGCGATCGCTTTGATAATCAAACAAGCTTTATTCGCGATGATGTGCAAGTCATGGTTGCCACGATCGCCTTTGGCATGGGAATTAATAAACCTGATGTGCGCTTTGTGATTCACTACGACTTACCACGCAATTTAGAAAGCTACTATCAAGAATCAGGGCGTGCGGGGCGTGATGGAGAACCTGCAAGGTGTACGCTGTTTCTTAACTACGGTGATATCAAGACAATTGAATATCTGATTTCGCAAAAACCCAATCCCCAAGAACAGCGAATTGCCAAACAACAATTGCGTCAAGTTATTGATTATGCCGAAGGAACAGATTGCCGTCGCACAATTCAACTAGCCTACTTTGGAGAAAGATTTATAGGAGAGTGTGACAACTGCGATAACTGCTGTTACCCCAAACCAACGCAAGATTGGACGATTGAAGCGATGAAGTTTCTTTCTTGTGTTGCTCGTTGCCAAGAAAGATTTGGTATGAGTTACATTATCGATGTCTTACGCGGAGCAAAAAATCAAAAGATTCTCCAAAACGGACATCACAATCTTTCTACCTACGGTATTGGCAAAGATCGCAGTGTTGATGACTGGCGCATACTGGGGCGATCGCTTTTACATCAAGGTTTACTCGCACAAACTACCGATGGCTACTCTGTTTTAAAGCTGAATACTTTCAGTTGGGAAGTTATGCGACGACAGCGTTCTGTATTTGTGGCAATGACTGCTACACCTCAACCTACTACCGAACCTCAAGATACTCCCGCAGCTGCAGCAATAGAATTGTTTCAACGGTTACGCAACTTACGTAAACAGTTAGCTGACGAACAATCCGTTCCCCCTTATGTCGTTTTCGCTGATTCTACACTCAAGTTGATGGCAACGCAGCAGCCTAAAAACTTAACTGAATTTGCTCAGCTTTCTGGTGTGGGTAGTCACAAACTTGCTCGTTATGGTGCTGAGTTTTTAGCTGAAATTCAAGCTTACTGTCAAGAATCGCAACAACAAAATGAACTATCTCCTACATTACCCACAGATACTGAACGACTCACTTTGCAGCTACATCAACAGGGGTTAAGCATTGAAGAGATTGCCCAACAACGCAACTTACGTCGTACTACAATTGTGCGCCATCTTGCTGATTTGTTGGAAAAGAACCAACTTTTAGACTTAAATCGTTTAGTTCCCTTACCCCATCAAGAGAAAATTCGGCAAGCTTTGCAGATTCTTGGAGACAAACCTCTCAGTCAAATTCGTGACTACTTAGGGGGAGAGTATCTTTATGATGAGATTCGCCTTGTACGCGGTGTTTGGCGCAGAGAATAA